From a single Sparus aurata chromosome 13, fSpaAur1.1, whole genome shotgun sequence genomic region:
- the sptbn4a gene encoding spectrin beta chain, non-erythrocytic 4: protein MLMARDTARDEAQKLHRKWLKHQAFMAELARNKEWLAKIEQEGQELIQEKPELRSVVQQKLEEIRECWSDLETTTKAKARQLFENNKPEPAVKSYSDLDNQLSHLERQPPQLEQAHHLPTFNEQLQKFQAMESQIGDFYKDVGDLGSLQGVCLPQRGLTAGDREGSEQSDGVETRIVRLIEPLKERRRILLASKEMHQVAQDLEDEILWIQERLPVASCKDYGNNLQSVQQHVKKNQTLQRELTGRRARVEEVLDRAGIIASLRTPEVEFVREGAGHVRQLWEVLQLETERRSVLLDATLQSQQYYSEAAKVESWLSGQKLHLVNEEKGTDEASTLQLLKAHLALEQTVETYAETVGMLSQQCQHLLELGHPDSEQITKQQSHIDRLYVSLKDMVEHRKTKLEQQYWLYQLNKDVEELEKWITEREGVASSTELGQDLEDVTVLQERFTKFASETNNIGQQRMEQVNKMVNEMIDCGHSDAATIAEWKDGLNESWADLLELMETRRQMLAASHQLHKFFTDCKEVLAQIAGKMKQLPEVRACQANITNPATLQRLMHSFEHALQLLVAQVRQLQENAAQLRTIYAGEKAEAIMVKEQEVMEAWKELLSSCEASRVQVTSVTDKVQFFSVVRENLMWMEGIMGQIGWDEPRDLMALEGMMKQHQELKAKVDGRSKTIQQCADLGKILIAAGNPASEEIKEKLDSLLAKQKDLIEKWDKHQEKLQRKQERFQFAQETVKAEAWLKAKEPLITSKEPEGGEARAQTDEVEQLILRHEAFRKAAVTWKERFSSLRQLSAAEKKKEEEKKTTPLSSRRMFPLSCLTPSIPSTSATSPFLRQTVQAHIEHKPLQTSLDLGATAATQRFSSTLASYNPVINGSGFSGLEQQCKLVGSSYLGMNHQAAGGGSDSGFSALTSQSGGADTSTYLGINHQTAGSAESSGYFGLTTGCVGGMQNHLASGRLGSSGNLAQQPSSGGMGSPGFMPQQNMGSSGYLGQTQNMGSSGYLGQQPNLGSTGYLAQQPNMGSSGYLAQQPNMGSSGYLAQQPNMGSSGYLAQQPNMGSSGYLAQQPNLGSSGYLAQQPNMVSSAYLAQNYQSSGGMGSSGFLAQNHYSSGSLGSSGYLAQSGGIMDPKMAYAWQHLKADFMQPRINHIHKAVNPLLEASRVQREQFGDIPMADMGPESGLELLHGRLQRDPRGSRSDPQMDHLRREREYKLGRQTSSEQEIQARLNELPLIVRQERYRRRLERQSSSEQEGSSKQRLQRQDSSDLEGSVKEGSDKRSGEKRSTMAEIVEQVQEREAANARGEPYRPPSSLSAPVTRFDGRPRARDRPKPRRRPRPKEPEETRRSRSAPATGAPTTPQPPSHTAQNEGFLYRKKATTSDLEAQQRSPNSKSWVNVYCVLKEGKLTFYKDARNHTTTYNEEPPVDLSNCTFDPTMGYKKKKNVFILQMNDGNNFAFHAKDEEDLKAWTSNITTCLAEHEDMAKWDKPGTSSMDPDHSERKEKSEGDADARSERSELAEGEERSEKERSEKGDGSEKLDTSEIADKMEGGAGGSSTSGKSK from the exons GAGGGTCAGGAGCTGATCCAGGAGAAGCCGGAGCTGCGTTCAGTCGTGCagcagaagctggaggagatcaGAGAGTGCTGGTCCGACCTGGAGACCACGACCAAAGCCAAGGCCCGGCAGCTCTTTGAAAACAACAAGCCAGAACCGGCTGTGAAGAGCTACTCGGACCTCGACAACCAGCTCTCCCACCTGGAGCGGCAGCCCCCCCAGCTGGAGCAGGCACACCATCTGCCCACCTTCAATGAGCAGCTCCAGAAATTCCAG GCTATGGAGTCTCAGATAGGGGACTTTTACAAGGATGTGGGAGACCTGGGAAGCTTGCAGGGGGTCTGCCTACCCCAGCGAGGGCTGACGGCAGGTGACAGGGAGGGCAGCGAGCAGTCAGATGGGGTAGAGACCCGCATCGTCCGCCTCATTGAGCCCCTGAAGGAGAGACGCCGTATCCTGCTGGCTTCCAAAGAGATGCACCAAGTCGCCCAAGACCTGGAGGATGAAATA CTGTGGATTCAGGAGAGGCTTCCCGTGGCCTCCTGTAAGGATTATGGGAATAACCTCCAGAGTGTACAGCAGCATGTTAAAAAGAACCAG acactccagagggagctgacAGGACGGCGGGCTCGTGTTGAGGAGGTTCTGGACAGGGCGGGGATTATCGCTTCACTGAGGACTCCTGAGGTGGAGTTTGTGCGCGAAGGGGCGGGGCATGTGCGCCAGCTGTGGGAGGTTTTgcagctggagacagagaggaggtcTGTGTTGCTGGATGCCACTCTGCAATCTCAGCAGTACTACAGTGAGGCAGCTAAAGTGGAGTCCTGGCTGTCAGGTCAGAAGCTTCATCTGGTCAATGAAGAAAAAGGCACG GACGAGGCAAGcacgctgcagctgctgaaggcCCACCTGGCTCTGGAGCAAACAGTGGAAACATATGCAGAGACTGTAGGCATGCTATCCCAGCAATGCCAGCATCTTCTGGAACTTGGACACCCAGATAG TGAGCAAATCACCAAGCAGCAGTCCCACATAGACCGGCTGTATGTGTCTCTGAAAGACATGGTCGAGCACAGGAAGACCAAGCTGGAGCAGCAGTACTGGCTCTATCAGCTCAACAAGGATGTGGAAGAGCTAGAGAAGTGGATCACTGAGCGCGAGGGGGTGGCAAGTTCTACTGAGCTGGGCCAAGACCTGGAGGATGTCACG GTGCTTCAGGAGAGATTTACCAAGTTTGCCTCAGAAACCAACAACATTGGCCAGCAGCGCATGGAGCAGGTGAACAAAATGGTGAACGAGATGATAGACTGTGGCCACTCGGACGCAGCCACCATTGCTGAGTGGAAGGACGGCCTGAACGAGTCGTGGGCCGACCTCCTGGAGTTGATGGAAACCCGCAGACAGATGTTGGCAGCATCGCACCAGCTGCACAAGTTCTTCACTGACTGCAAAGAG GTCTTGGCTCAGATCGCGGGGAAGATGAAGCAGCTGCCAGAGGTGAGGGCGTGCCAAGCCAACATCACCAACCCAGCCACCCTGCAGAGACTCATGCACTCTTTTGAGCATGCCCTTCAACTGCTAGTCGCACAG GTGAGGCAGCTGCAGGAGAACGCTGCCCAGTTGAGAACCATCTATGCTGGTGAGAAAGCTGAGGCCATCATGGTCAAagagcaggaagtgatggaGGCGTGGAAGGAGCTGCTGAGCTCTTGTGAGGCCAGCCGCGTCCAGGTCACTTCAGTAACCGACAAGGTGCAGTTCTTCTCAGTGGTGCGTGAAAACCTGATGTGGATGGAGGGCATCATGGGCCAGATAGGATGGGATGAGCCAAG GGATTTGATGGCTCTGGAGGGGATGATGAAACAACATCAGGAGCTGAAAGCCAAAGTAGACGGCCGCAGCAAGACAATACAGCAGTGTGCAGATCTCGGCAAGATCCTGATAGCTGCAGGCAATCCTGCatcagaggag ATCAAAGAGAAGTTGGACAGCCTTCTGGCTAAGCAGAAGGATCTTATtgaaaaatgggacaaacaccAGGAAAAGTTACAGCGCA AACAGGAAAGGTTCCAATTTGCCCAGGAGACAGTGAAGGCAGAAGCCTGGCTGAAGGCCAAGGAGCCGCTGATCACCTCCAAGGAgccagagggaggagaggccCGGGCACAAACAGACGAGGTTGAGCAGCTCATCCTTCGCCATGAGGCCTTCCGCAAGGCTGCTGTAACCTGGAAAGAACGCTTCAGCTCTCTCCGCCAGCTTTCCGCA gctgagaagaaaaaagaggaggagaaaaagacaaCCCCACTCTCCAGCCGAAGGATGTTCCCATTATCTTGTCTGACGCCCAGTATTCCCTCAACCAGTGCTACCTCACCTTTCTTGAGGCAGACGGTACAGGCGCATATAGAACACAAACCCTTACAGACCAGTCTGGATCTGGGTGCCACCGCTGCAACCCAGAGATTTTCCTCAACCCTAGCCAGCTACAACCCAGTTATAAATGGATCAGGCTTCTCTGGACTGGAACAGCAGTGCAAGTTGGTGGGCTCATCATACCTTGGGATGAACCACCAGGCAGCTGGAGGTGGAAGTGACTCCGGTTTCTCTGCGCTGACCTCACAGAGTGGTGGAGCGGACACTTCTACTTATCTGGGTATAAACCATCAAACTGCtggcagtgcagagagctctgGGTACTTTGGGCTGACTACTGGGTGTGTGGGTGGTATGCAAAACCATCTAGCCAGTGGCAGGTTAGGAAGTTCAGGTAACCTAGCTCAGCAGCCAAGCAGTGGAGGAATGGGAAGCCCTGGCTTTATGCCTCAGCAGAATATGGGCAGTTCTGGATATTTGggccaaacacaaaacatgggaAGTTCTGGGTATTTGGGACAGCAGCCTAATTTAGGGAGTACAGGATATTTGGCACAGCAGCCTAATATGGGGAGCTCTGGGTATTTGGCACAACAGCCCAATATGGGGAGTTCTGGGTATTTGGCACAACAGCCTAATATGGGGAGTTCTGGGTATTTGGCACAACAGCCTAATATGGGGAGTTCTGGGTATTTGGCACAACAGCCTAATTTGGGAAGCTCTGGGTATTTAGCACAGCAGCCTAACATGGTGAGTTCTGCATACCTAGCACAGAATTATCAGAGCAGTGGGGGAATGGGTAGCTCAGGCTTTCTGGCACAAAATCATTACAGCAGTGGAAGTCTGGGTAGCTCTGGTTACCTGGCGCAGAGTGGTGGCATCATGGACCCTAAAATGGCATATGCATGGCAGCACCTGAAAGCTGACTTCATGCAGCCCAGGATCAACCACATCCACAAGGCTGTAAACCCCCTCCTAGAAGCCAGTAGAGTGCAgcgggaacagtttggggacaTCCCAATGGCTGATATGGGTCCAGAGTCAGGGCTGGAGCTCCTCCATGGCCGCCTCCAGAGGGATCCCCGTGGCAGCCGCTCTGATCCTCAGATGGACcatctgaggagagagagggagtacAAGCTGGGTAGACAGACCTCCAGTGAACAGGAGATCCAGGCCAGGCTCAACGAGCTGCCGCTCATTGTGCGTCAGGAGCGCTACAGGAGGCGCCTGGAGAGGCAGTCATCCAGTGAACAGGAGGGTAGCAGCAAGCAGAGGCTGCAGAGGCAGGACTCGAGTGACCTGGAGGGCTCTGTTAAGGAGGGCTCTGACAAACGCTCAGG GGAGAAGAGATCCACCATGGCAGAGATTGTAGAACAAGTccaggagagagaagcagcaaaT GCACGGGGAGAGCCTTATCGGCCTCCTAGCAGCCTCTCAGCACCCGTGACTCGTTTTGATGGACGCCCTCGTGCCAGGGACCGCCCAAAACCCAGGAGGAGGCCCCGTCCAAAAGAGCCTGAGGAGACCCGCCGTTCTCGTTCAGCTCCAGCTACTGGTGCCCCAACAACACCTCAGCCACCTTCACACACTGCCCAAAACGAAGGCTTCCTGTACCGCAAAAAGGCTACCACCTCTGACCTTGAAGCTCAGCAGAGAAGCCCAAATAG CAAGTCCTGGGTGAACGTATATTGTGTGCTGAAAGAGGGAAAGCTGACCTTCTACAAGGATGCAAGGAACCACACCACAACGTACAATGAAGAGCCTCCTGTTGACCTTAGTAACTGCACATTTGATCCTACAATGGgatacaagaagaagaaaaatgtcttcattCTTCA AATGAACGATGGAAACAACTTTGCATTCCATGCAAAAGATGAG